The genomic stretch TTCTAGGGCGAGGGGCGGTCATAACGGAACTCACTCTGCGCGACTGCGTCATTATGGCACGCAGCGCCTAATGGCCGTTAGTCGTTGCGCTGCCACCTCGCTGTGCTTTGATAACAGCCCCTTACCGATCCTACGCTCAAGGAGGAGTGTCGTGCGACACCTATTACGTTCTCTAGTTTTCAGCGGTATGGCATTGTGGGCCACAGGGGCCGTGGCCTATCCGTTCTATGCCCCACCACCGCCTAAAGAGGACACGCCCGTGTTCAGCGGCGACGCGGAGCTGGGCTTTACCCACCTGTCAGGCAACACCGATAGCCAAACCCTGATCGGCAAAACGCGCCTGACTTGGCTCACGGGGCAATTGACTCATTCGCTACGGGGAGAAGTGCGCAACGTCAGCAAGGAGGGTGAGACCAGCGCGGAGCAGTACTTATTGGCCGGTCGGGAGCGCTATGACTTTAGCGGGCCACACTATCTCTTCGGCTTTGCCCGCTGGGAGAAGGACCGCTTTGCCGGTTACGACCAGCAGCTCTCGGTGATCGGTGGCTATGGGCGGCAGCTGCTGGAAAATAAGCAACATGCGCTCTCATTGGAAGCGGGGCCGGGTTATCGCAATGATCGCCTGCGAGACGAAGACAATCAGCAGCTGCCCGTGGCCTATACCGCTCTGGACTATCGCTACCGGTTTTCCGAGTACGCAGATATTTCCCAAGAGATGTCGGTGGAGTACACGGATGAAAATACCACTGCCCGCTCGCTGACGGCGTTGACTGCCCGGCTCAATGCCAAGCTGTCGCTGCGCCTCTCTTATGAAGTGAAGCACAACTCCCAACCTCCGGAAGACGCCACCGAGCGCACCGACACCACCACCAGCGCCTCGCTGCTGTATAGCTGGTAAGCGCGGTGGACGCTAGCGGTGTTGCCCCCGGTGGGCCCACCCGGTCATGCGTTTTTCTAGCAGTGCGAACAGCTCGTACATCACCATGGCCATGGCGCTAATCACCAGTAACCCGGCGAATACCAAGCCCATGCGCATCTGCGAGCCTGCGCTCATCATCAGATAACCAATGCCTTGATTGGAGGCCACGGTTTCCGATACCACGGTGCCTACGAACGCTAGGGTGATGGCAATTTTGAGCGAGGCAAAAAAGTACGGCAGCGAGCGAGGCAGGCCTACCTTGAGCAGCACATCGATACGCCGCGCACCCAACACGCGCAGCACGTCCTCCATCTCGGGCTCCAGCGTCGCTAGCCCCGTGGCCACATTCACCACGATGGGAAAAAAGCAGATCAAAAACGCGGTGAGGATGGCGGGCACTGAGCCGATCCCAAACCAGACCACCAGAATGGGCACAAAAGCGACTTTCGGGATGGCGTTAAACCCCACTAATAGCGGGTAGCAGGCGTTATAGAGAAAGCGCGACGAGCCGACGATAAAGCCCAGTACCAGCCCCACCACGACGCCCAAGCCAAAACCGATCAGCGT from Halomonas meridiana encodes the following:
- a CDS encoding ABC transporter permease; translated protein: MTHNSKLIERLAPWIAVAVLVVVWEASVRLFNVPSFIFPSALDTLQALVTYSGPIAMHSWQTFWTTLIGFGLGVVVGLVLGFIVGSSRFLYNACYPLLVGFNAIPKVAFVPILVVWFGIGSVPAILTAFLICFFPIVVNVATGLATLEPEMEDVLRVLGARRIDVLLKVGLPRSLPYFFASLKIAITLAFVGTVVSETVASNQGIGYLMMSAGSQMRMGLVFAGLLVISAMAMVMYELFALLEKRMTGWAHRGQHR
- a CDS encoding YdiY family protein codes for the protein MALWATGAVAYPFYAPPPPKEDTPVFSGDAELGFTHLSGNTDSQTLIGKTRLTWLTGQLTHSLRGEVRNVSKEGETSAEQYLLAGRERYDFSGPHYLFGFARWEKDRFAGYDQQLSVIGGYGRQLLENKQHALSLEAGPGYRNDRLRDEDNQQLPVAYTALDYRYRFSEYADISQEMSVEYTDENTTARSLTALTARLNAKLSLRLSYEVKHNSQPPEDATERTDTTTSASLLYSW